A genomic segment from Frateuria edaphi encodes:
- a CDS encoding NADP-dependent oxidoreductase, with protein MATLSSANRQITLASRPVGAPTASDFGLIEQPVSAPGDGQVLLRNLYLSLDPYMRGRMSDAESYAAPLAVGDVMVGGTVARVASSRHPDWRAGDLVLAYGGWQDYALSDGRDLNRLDPGMAHPSLALGVLGMPGFTAYMGLLDIGQPKPGETVVVAAASGAVGSVVGQIAKLKGCHVVGIAGGNEKCGYVVDELGFDACADHHAEGFPQQLEAACRQGIDVYFESVGGAVFDAVLPLLNTKARVPLCGLIAHYNDTELPPGPDRLGLLMRTLLTKRIRMQGFIIFDDYGSRFGEFLAAMGEWVRQGKIKYREDVVEGLENAPRAFIGMLEGRNFGKLVVRIAEE; from the coding sequence ATGGCTACCCTTTCCAGCGCCAATCGCCAGATCACCCTCGCCTCCCGCCCGGTCGGCGCGCCGACCGCCAGCGATTTCGGACTGATTGAGCAGCCGGTGAGCGCTCCCGGCGACGGCCAGGTGCTGTTACGCAATCTTTACCTCTCGCTTGATCCCTACATGCGCGGGCGCATGAGCGATGCGGAGTCGTACGCCGCGCCGTTGGCGGTGGGCGATGTGATGGTCGGCGGCACCGTCGCGCGGGTGGCGTCCTCCCGGCATCCGGACTGGCGGGCTGGCGACCTCGTGCTGGCCTACGGCGGCTGGCAGGACTACGCGCTGTCGGACGGCCGGGACTTGAATCGGCTGGACCCGGGCATGGCGCATCCCTCGCTGGCGCTGGGCGTGCTGGGCATGCCGGGGTTCACCGCGTACATGGGGTTGCTGGACATCGGCCAGCCCAAGCCCGGCGAGACGGTGGTGGTGGCCGCAGCCAGCGGTGCGGTGGGCTCCGTGGTGGGGCAGATCGCAAAACTCAAGGGTTGCCATGTCGTAGGTATCGCCGGCGGCAACGAGAAGTGCGGCTACGTGGTGGACGAGCTGGGCTTCGACGCCTGCGCCGACCACCACGCCGAGGGTTTCCCACAGCAGCTGGAGGCCGCCTGCCGCCAGGGTATCGACGTCTATTTCGAAAGCGTGGGCGGCGCGGTGTTCGACGCGGTGCTGCCGCTGCTCAACACCAAGGCGCGCGTGCCGCTGTGCGGGCTGATCGCGCACTACAACGATACCGAGCTGCCTCCCGGCCCCGACCGGCTGGGTCTGCTCATGCGCACGCTGCTGACCAAGCGCATCAGGATGCAGGGCTTCATCATCTTCGACGACTACGGGTCACGCTTCGGCGAGTTCCTGGCGGCCATGGGCGAATGGGTCCGGCAGGGGAAGATCAAGTACCGCGAGGATGTGGTCGAAGGCCTGGAGAACGCGCCGCGTGCCTTCATCGGCATGCTCGAGGGGCGGAACTTCGGCAAGCTGGTGGTACGCATCGCCGAGGAATAA
- a CDS encoding CPBP family intramembrane glutamic endopeptidase, with the protein MRQPLAILAWLLGFVALDLYVNLVRRLVGVAVPVWLAYVAGFFVLVFIVCRHGLGITRAEPLGLGRPGGWSRWLWTGFAIGFGIWALKNLVLLAMGKFEVVGWRDIGFALPLLGQALFAMFFASAINDLMIRGYGLAFCRRFGFMRWYVPLTVLVYALDDSWNEGIDPGNLLFSAILGLSLAWTVLKTGTLWMSIGIHWGSNVCYRFMSGFDGRGVPRLEHVIEGARFDYAAMAITALMFPLVMLAVRRAGTQPTTR; encoded by the coding sequence ATGAGACAACCCCTCGCCATCCTTGCCTGGTTGCTGGGTTTCGTTGCGCTGGACCTGTACGTCAACCTCGTGCGCCGGCTGGTCGGCGTGGCGGTGCCGGTGTGGCTGGCGTACGTCGCGGGCTTCTTCGTGCTCGTCTTCATCGTGTGCCGCCATGGGCTGGGAATCACCCGTGCCGAGCCGCTGGGCCTGGGCCGGCCGGGCGGTTGGTCGCGCTGGCTGTGGACCGGTTTCGCCATCGGCTTCGGCATCTGGGCGCTGAAGAACCTGGTCCTCCTCGCCATGGGCAAATTCGAGGTGGTGGGCTGGCGCGATATCGGCTTCGCGCTGCCGCTGTTGGGCCAGGCCCTGTTCGCCATGTTCTTCGCTTCGGCGATCAACGACCTGATGATCCGCGGTTACGGCCTGGCCTTCTGCCGTCGTTTCGGGTTCATGCGCTGGTACGTACCGCTCACCGTGCTGGTCTATGCGCTGGACGACAGCTGGAACGAGGGCATCGACCCGGGCAACCTGCTGTTCTCGGCCATCCTCGGCCTCTCGCTCGCCTGGACCGTGCTCAAGACCGGCACGCTGTGGATGAGCATCGGCATCCATTGGGGCAGCAATGTCTGCTACCGCTTCATGTCGGGTTTCGACGGCCGGGGCGTACCCCGGCTGGAGCATGTCATCGAAGGCGCGCGGTTCGACTACGCCGCCATGGCAATCACCGCGCTGATGTTCCCGCTGGTGATGCTGGCGGTGCGACGTGCCGGGACGCAGCCAACCACGCGCTGA
- a CDS encoding glucose 1-dehydrogenase translates to MTQAPAIHDHDARPLSERVVLVTGGAQGIGRGIAQAVLGAGGRVMIGDLDKEAGLACLAEWDVGARAAFTLLDVAREASVQRWVQAALSRFGRIDGLVNNAGIADPHRAPLASLSLADWNRYLATNLTGTFLCSKHALPALAEATGAIVNIASTRALQSEPDTEAYAASKGGMLAFTHALAVSAGPSVRVNAILPGWIATDAWQKPAERHAPRLSRKDHTQHPAGRVGTPRDIGALAVYLLSAQSAFVTGQHFVIDGGMTIKMQYA, encoded by the coding sequence ATGACCCAGGCCCCCGCCATCCACGACCACGACGCACGGCCGCTCAGCGAACGCGTGGTGCTGGTCACCGGCGGCGCCCAAGGCATCGGGCGCGGCATCGCCCAGGCGGTGCTGGGCGCGGGCGGGCGGGTGATGATCGGTGACCTGGACAAGGAGGCCGGCCTCGCCTGCCTGGCCGAATGGGACGTCGGCGCGCGCGCTGCCTTCACGTTGCTGGACGTGGCGCGCGAGGCCAGCGTGCAGCGCTGGGTGCAGGCGGCGCTCTCGCGGTTCGGACGCATCGACGGCCTGGTCAACAATGCCGGCATCGCCGATCCGCATCGCGCGCCGCTCGCATCGCTGTCGCTGGCGGACTGGAACCGCTACCTCGCCACCAACCTCACTGGCACCTTCCTCTGCAGCAAGCACGCCCTGCCCGCGCTGGCCGAAGCCACCGGCGCGATCGTCAACATCGCCTCGACCCGCGCGCTGCAATCCGAACCGGACACCGAGGCCTACGCCGCGAGCAAGGGCGGCATGCTGGCCTTCACCCATGCGCTGGCGGTCAGCGCCGGGCCATCGGTACGGGTGAACGCGATCCTGCCGGGGTGGATCGCCACGGACGCGTGGCAGAAGCCCGCCGAGCGCCACGCGCCGAGGCTCAGCCGCAAGGACCATACGCAGCACCCTGCCGGCCGCGTGGGCACGCCGAGGGATATCGGCGCGCTGGCGGTCTACCTGTTGTCCGCGCAATCGGCGTTTGTCACCGGCCAGCACTTCGTGATCGACGGTGGCATGACGATCAAGATGCAGTACGCCTGA
- a CDS encoding tyrosinase family protein: MSTTLSVRPSWPVFCLTPQLQSFYNAVAAMKVVKDSTNPNSWAYWVETHRANCPHGVSYFLAWHRGFLHRFEAKLKEISGDPSLVLPYWNYYDSPSIPPEFLDPSSPLYRSDRTGTDVTGALSYDAFADTVIRFQRGKSHAFETIVESRPHNLVHNLIGGSMASIRISPRDPVFWVHHANIDRLWVAWLKAGGGRKEPLTTNTYWSGDLYYGPAVDGMPRVWTADTTSYLGYQYDNETMPSQSSSSVMAASAMATSGAPLRPATRVSVPFGKSRALSLDEQSLNVDVALGATDAARVRSLMLRPTAGSTENGPVRVVLDGVHLTGLGHKGGYFYNVYLNLPAQPGTGQAAGAYLLGSVGAFEISVAQMKASMKGMHGMSDMAGTATSHGHGVRLVFPATEVLQRIWPDNLDKLSVSFVRVDGSRHPTKGVVMKVDGFRVEADPSM, translated from the coding sequence ATGTCCACCACCTTGAGCGTGCGGCCCAGCTGGCCGGTGTTCTGCCTCACTCCCCAGCTGCAGTCCTTCTACAACGCGGTCGCCGCGATGAAGGTCGTCAAGGACAGCACCAACCCGAACAGCTGGGCGTATTGGGTCGAGACGCATCGTGCCAATTGCCCCCACGGCGTGTCGTACTTCCTGGCGTGGCATCGCGGTTTCCTCCATCGCTTCGAAGCGAAGCTGAAGGAGATTTCCGGAGATCCCAGCCTGGTGCTGCCGTACTGGAATTACTACGACTCGCCGAGCATCCCGCCGGAGTTCCTGGATCCTTCCTCGCCGCTGTACCGCAGCGACCGCACCGGCACCGACGTCACCGGTGCGCTCAGTTACGACGCCTTCGCCGATACCGTCATCCGCTTCCAGCGGGGCAAGTCGCACGCGTTCGAGACCATCGTGGAGTCGCGCCCGCACAACCTGGTCCACAACCTGATCGGCGGCTCGATGGCCTCGATCAGGATCTCGCCCAGGGATCCGGTGTTCTGGGTCCACCACGCGAACATCGATCGCCTCTGGGTCGCCTGGCTCAAGGCCGGCGGCGGGCGCAAGGAGCCCCTGACGACCAATACCTACTGGTCGGGCGACCTCTATTACGGGCCGGCCGTGGACGGGATGCCGCGGGTGTGGACCGCGGATACCACCAGCTACCTCGGTTACCAATATGACAACGAAACCATGCCCAGCCAGTCCAGCAGCTCCGTGATGGCCGCCAGTGCGATGGCCACCAGTGGCGCGCCGCTGCGTCCTGCCACCCGCGTGAGCGTGCCGTTCGGCAAGTCGCGCGCGCTGTCGCTCGACGAGCAGTCCCTGAATGTCGACGTGGCGCTTGGTGCGACCGATGCCGCCCGCGTGCGTTCGCTCATGCTGCGGCCGACCGCCGGTTCCACGGAGAACGGCCCGGTGCGCGTGGTCCTCGATGGTGTGCACCTGACCGGCCTTGGCCACAAGGGCGGTTACTTCTACAACGTCTATCTCAACCTGCCCGCGCAGCCTGGTACCGGCCAGGCCGCCGGCGCCTATCTGCTGGGTTCGGTGGGCGCTTTCGAGATCAGCGTGGCGCAGATGAAGGCGAGCATGAAGGGCATGCATGGCATGTCGGACATGGCTGGCACGGCGACATCGCACGGCCACGGCGTGCGGCTGGTCTTCCCGGCGACCGAGGTGCTGCAGAGGATCTGGCCGGACAACCTGGACAAGCTCAGCGTGTCCTTCGTGCGTGTCGATGGCAGCCGGCACCCGACGAAAGGCGTGGTGATGAAGGTCGACGGGTTCCGTGTCGAGGCCGACCCCTCGATGTGA
- a CDS encoding RAD55 family ATPase produces MIEKFSTGIEGLDQLTDGGFLRGSAYIVQGPPGAGKTILANQFCYAHVRAGGRALYMTLLAESSSRMLAYVSQMDFFEGSALPDAMQYISGYGVLEREGLPGLLKLVQHELKRHRATAMVLDGTFVAQSVASEQEFRAFIHALQGVAGMADAVLVMLTHQNRDSSCPEHTMVDGWIELSDETQGFRAYRTIQVRKHRGAAILPGKHRVRITGEGVAVFPRVESALEAAPAARAEAHRVTSGHEGLDTLLQGGLPAGSATLLVGPTGAGKTTLGLHYLSLSSAQEPGLMFGFYETPAHLLQKARSIGLDLDTPLDDGTLEISWLPPAENIVDELVRDIVSRARARKAKRVFVDGLVAIRDSLVIPERMPYVINALSMQLGAIGASVVYTSEIPELQLDQAMMPSDELSAMVDNVLLLNTGRRGHAFRRYLSVIKLRDSDFDPRTHEFHVNARGIAFGPDPRVAESREAG; encoded by the coding sequence GTGATCGAAAAATTCTCGACCGGCATCGAGGGGCTGGACCAGCTGACCGATGGCGGTTTTCTCCGCGGCTCGGCCTATATCGTCCAGGGGCCGCCCGGAGCGGGCAAAACGATCCTGGCCAACCAGTTCTGCTACGCCCACGTGCGCGCAGGCGGACGTGCGCTCTACATGACGCTGCTGGCCGAATCGAGCTCGCGGATGCTCGCCTACGTCAGCCAGATGGACTTTTTCGAGGGCAGCGCGCTGCCCGACGCGATGCAGTACATCAGCGGATATGGCGTGCTCGAGCGCGAAGGCCTGCCCGGACTGCTCAAGCTGGTCCAGCACGAGCTCAAGCGACACCGCGCCACCGCGATGGTGCTCGATGGCACGTTCGTGGCCCAGTCGGTCGCCTCGGAACAGGAGTTCCGCGCGTTCATCCATGCATTGCAGGGCGTGGCGGGAATGGCCGACGCCGTGCTGGTCATGCTCACCCACCAGAACCGCGATTCCAGCTGTCCCGAACACACCATGGTGGACGGCTGGATCGAGCTGAGCGACGAGACGCAAGGTTTTCGCGCCTACCGCACGATCCAGGTCAGGAAACACCGCGGCGCGGCAATTCTCCCGGGCAAGCACCGCGTGCGCATCACAGGGGAAGGCGTGGCGGTGTTCCCGCGCGTCGAAAGCGCACTGGAAGCGGCGCCCGCCGCCCGTGCCGAGGCCCATCGCGTGACCTCCGGGCACGAAGGGCTGGACACGCTCCTGCAAGGTGGCCTGCCGGCCGGTTCGGCCACGTTGCTGGTGGGACCCACGGGTGCGGGCAAGACCACGCTCGGCTTGCACTACCTCTCGTTGTCCAGTGCGCAGGAGCCGGGGCTGATGTTCGGCTTTTACGAAACGCCCGCGCACCTGCTCCAGAAGGCGCGCAGCATCGGCCTGGACCTGGACACGCCGCTCGACGACGGAACGCTGGAAATTTCATGGCTGCCGCCGGCGGAGAACATCGTCGACGAACTGGTGCGCGACATCGTCAGCCGCGCCCGCGCGCGCAAGGCCAAGCGCGTCTTCGTCGACGGCCTGGTGGCGATCCGAGACAGCCTGGTGATTCCCGAGCGCATGCCCTACGTGATCAACGCGCTGAGCATGCAACTGGGCGCGATCGGCGCGAGCGTCGTCTACACCTCGGAGATCCCGGAGCTGCAACTGGACCAGGCGATGATGCCCAGCGACGAGTTGTCGGCGATGGTCGACAACGTGCTCCTGCTCAACACCGGGCGGCGCGGGCATGCGTTCCGGCGCTACCTGTCGGTGATCAAGCTGCGCGACAGCGATTTCGACCCGCGCACGCACGAGTTCCACGTCAATGCCCGCGGCATCGCCTTCGGACCGGACCCCAGGGTTGCCGAGTCCCGGGAAGCAGGCTGA
- a CDS encoding response regulator encodes MLRVLLVEDEPDVSLVAATVLEEAGYHVTVASDGCEGLEIALQELPELVVTDFMMPCLSGLEMIERLRGAGYEHPIILTTAIPEEHLPRQPGYDAYLAKPYGTRALLTLVEAFRVQLGR; translated from the coding sequence ATGCTGCGCGTACTTCTGGTCGAGGACGAACCCGACGTCTCCCTGGTAGCCGCCACCGTGCTGGAGGAGGCGGGCTACCACGTGACCGTCGCCTCCGACGGGTGCGAGGGCCTGGAGATCGCGCTGCAGGAACTGCCCGAGCTCGTCGTCACCGACTTCATGATGCCGTGCCTGAGCGGTTTGGAGATGATCGAGCGCCTGCGCGGGGCCGGCTACGAGCATCCGATCATCCTCACCACGGCCATCCCTGAAGAGCATCTTCCCCGCCAACCGGGCTACGACGCCTACCTGGCCAAGCCCTATGGCACGCGCGCGCTGCTGACGCTGGTCGAAGCCTTCCGCGTGCAGCTGGGCCGCTAG